AGACGACCGACGGACAGCAGATGGCGACATTGCGCCACATTCGCTCTTTGCGCCTATAAATGATGAAAGCAGACTCCACATcagattttctttattttttaataaaatatttatctTTTGTGTTCTTTTCACAGATTTTAAGGCATCATGCACACAAAAATAAGCCATACTAAAAGCCGTTATGCTTACCCTCTACCAAAAATTTTCTAACATTTGATTTTGCAGTTAAAAATAAGTTTGTACAAATATGGCATGTAAGCTGGCATGTCAGTGAATCGCAAAGCAGATCACCTGCTTTCACCGTTTTTGTAAACATGGCTTTGAGCAAAACAGGGCGGAGGACAAGACACAAGAAAGGGAAAGCATGCTTTCGTGGGGCTAAATTTCCCTGACAAGCATGCAATGCAtcttaaatcatatttacaatgCATCATTCTTACTCTCAagagtatttttatatattttttaattgcatcaaTTAAAGTTAAGACATTAAaaagtttgttgacaataacagacagaaagacaggttGTGTCCACAATGATTCCCACCCCCAGCACAGACGTAGTTCAGATTTGTCATCAAACAAAACACTacaagattttattttttaagtacaTGAAGCATTGCGGTTCTACCTCCAGAACAGTACTTTCACCTGGAGGGTATTACAACCCCCCGAAACAAAGGGATCCTTTAAGTTtccttgtgtttattttataaatgtgtgtgaaaCTGGGGCTAAAAATGAGGTTTCAAAAAAAGAATCTCATAGTGTCCGCCATGGCTGACATCTGGGAGGTGCCGGTAGCTTTGGCACAGTTGTGTCCAGTTGTGCTCTTTTGTGATGATCCATGTGCGTTATACTATATTGAAAACCATCGATAGATATTGTTCATATGAAACCTGGATCCAGCCGTCCTGGTCTGTATCGTAACGCCGAAACACGTCAGTCAACTTCTgtggaaaggaaggaaaaataGTGGATTTAACTCCCGATTCTCATCACAAGCTCTCATTGCTCCCAAGTGTCCAATGCACGATGGATAAACATCTATTCATACAGATAAGGCGTGTTTCAACACTTTCCCTCACGACTTTACAACATTATCATCATGGCAGGTAATGCATTTAGCGCCACAGTGAACAGACACTCAACTCCGGGTCACTGATGAGTGAGAGCTGGAATTCTTTACTCGATACTTCTGAGATATCACAAGGTCATTCCCTCACAGACAGGTCTGAAGAGGCTGTATAATTCCTACCCTGGTGTACCCGAAGAGCTGCTTCCATATGAGGGAAAGGTTACAGCGACGCGTAACAGCCTCTATTACAATTGTACGTGTGAGAAATCACTGAAACGGAACATGCAGGCTCAAGTGGAACTTCAACGAGGGATTAATAATCTAAAACCGGAGGACTGTAATGCATTtcttaactagaatgggcactcggtagagcgcataccttcgcatatcacaagattgggcattgaattatgaacattttggcattagttgcatgccaattggacaaaaatgtatcgtgctatggtaaaaaaaagatgttgacctttccatgaccttgacctttgacccgattgatcccaaaatctaatcaaatggtccccggataataaccaatcatcccaccaaatttcatgcgattcggttcaatactttttgagttctgcgaataacacgcatacaaataaatacacggcgatcaaaacataaccttccgcattttcaatgcgaaggtaattatgcaTTGTTAAAACTCCCCTTTGAATCTTATGAATCCAAGAGTAGGCTCGTTGGGATGCGAGCCGTAAACCAAAGGACTTCCTATGCTCATGTATGTGCACGCTAGTTAACGATGTTAACCAGCATTTATTTTGGATCTCGTGTGAATCCGTTACCTGTAGTACGATGCAGCACTGAACGAAGTCGTCGAAGGCCACCTGTCCCTTCCTCTGGCGGTCGAACTTCTCTATCAGTGTGCCGTAGAACTGATCCGATAGACGGTAGCCTGCACACAGCAAACAAGACATCAACAATGTACCGGGcagacatttacatttacattacggTAAAATCATGTTAGCTTTATCTGAGACACTAATTATTTTGGATTTCCCCCCTTATTGTTTGTTCTGCGTTGTAAATAGCGAGCTGGAACTGCACGTCTGTGACGTTATATAtttttgacaaatttccccttggggattaataaagtatatatctatctatcataaACCTAGCAACAATTTGCATGAGCAAAACtataacaaatatttatttctctttcataAACAACTTCTAATGGCATGCTGACCAATCCAAAACACAGACGCAAGACAAAATCTGACCTTTGGACCCAGAGAAAGGTCATTCCTAGAAACAGCTACGGAGCTCTCAATCATTATCATAGAATGCAATAAACAAGCATACTTTGCTGCGTACCGAATCCAGTCAACGCCTGTTTGAGCTCGTTCTTATCGATGAAGCCGGAGTTGTCCCTGTCGTAGTTCTTGAAGATGTTCTGCCAGTCTGTGATGTACTTCCACACGCCGCCGAACTCGCTGAAGTTCACCCCGCCTTTATTTTCCCTGTCAAACATGGCTGGAAAGTCGAGAATACGGTATACTGTTCAGGCACATTTtgaacacacactgtatatgAACTATTTCTTGTCTAAACCAGAGCCAAGTACAAAACAGATTTAGCTGTATTTGCAGTAGAGTCTGGCCTGCAATAGTAAAAGCTGCCAAACCAGTCCTCAACTTGATTGCAGAGTTGAACCTCGGCTGTATATTACAAGTGTTTGAAGAGTGAAGATCAATATTTGGAGTCCGAGGCGATCGGCAGCGGTCTGTTGAGACCAACTCTCTCGTTTCTTGCTGATGCACTCCCCTCCTTTTGATTGATGTCTGTGGGtttccactagagcagcagctcCTGAAGCCGAGGGCGAGTTTGTTTCTGCCCTCGGACTGCTCAAACTGTCATGAATTTATCCGGTtgtcatggggaggaggaggcaaaTAAACAACTCGGCATCgtctgaggacaacatgggtttGTGTAGCAGTTGGGCATGTCACAGTCGGCCGCTACTCACATATGACGGAGCGCACCGTCACCGGGTTGAAAGGAGTCCATGTGCCTGTGGGACAGAAGAATACCAGTTAAACACAATAGAACGTGATAAAACACCAGATGAGGGAATGAAGGCTCAGATACAGTCTTATGGTCATCACCTCTGTCCCGATCAAATTGTTGATTACTTGAAACAATGTTTGTGTTTACAATCATGACGGGTATCAGGTAACGAGCCAGAAGCAGGCGGGCTATCGTGAGGCAAAGCATCATGGGAATAAAGTTTCTGTGGTCCTCTCgttctccttctgtttcatggattgtggaaatctggatcgtggtcgaTGCCTaccaccaactattcatacactgtcatactcattgcttgtgttgtaactctgttatgtttccttctggtcacatgacatctattgcttctgtccatcctggagagggatcctcctctgttgctctcctgaaggtttattcactttcttccctgtgaaagtttctctatttcttgagagtttttcctgatccgatgtgaggtcctgggacagggatgtctgtgtacagactgtaaagccctctgaggcaaatttgtaatatgtgattttgggctattcaaaataaactgaatttaattaatattttaagtattaTAATCGAGGAAATAAGCAGTTTTCCATGACACGAGAGTAGACATTTGATCACGGTCAGGACAGATCGATCCTTTGGTCTTTGTTTgggaacaaaaacaaagtcaCAATCTTGGATTAGGGAGCAGGAACATTtagtttaacatttttaatcaaaatTTCTGACATCCGATGGAAGTCAGTGCAAGATTGCCTGAATATGATGAGTAACGAGGATCATATGATCGATGCTCTTTCTACTGTCTGCttcccctcctcgtctcctgttGTCGTGGTTGACACGTCAGTGAAACGTGAAGACAGAGCTGGACGGGGTTCACGTTAAGCTTCCACACAAGAAGGATAAACGCCTTCAACAAATGCCTAAATCACATTCAGGAGGGAGCAGCGGACATGTGGATGTATCTAATGAGCAAGCTCGTGTGCTATTTTTCAACACCAGTGATGTCATATCGTTTGATCACAATGGAAGTAAAATGTAAGTTAAAGTTGTTAAGCGCCTCGAAAGCAGTTGagttttatgacattttacagCCTTTTGCCTTCTCACACACaggttattttttcatttacgGGACAAGCTCTTCAATCTCATGTGAATATACCTGCCATGTATAAAGAGACTGACTGGGCTTTGGTTCAGCAGGGTGTTGATACTTTATATTCCTCTTTACTCTCTCAACGTGCTGAGATTTACCAGAGCATCTAAATCCTTTGCTGACTCACCATTTCAATTTATTATAGAGAGGCCCGGCGGTCGGGAGCAGAAATAaaagagaagtgtgtgtgtgtgtgtgtgtgtgtgaggacgcaGGGAAAAGACGAGATGAGGTCAAGTAAAACACAAACGAGATGAACAATGCAATAAGAGCCGAGATCACAAGATGAGCAGACGCATCGgtagagacaagaggaggaggagcccgagACATTTGCAGTTAGTTTGCAGTAACCTGAACTCCCGCCTACTTCTGCTGACCATCCACAGATCCTACAACACCATCTGCAAAATGTCAGCGTGAAACCTTTTCTCACCGTGTTGCTTCCGACTGCTTGTTTTTGTATTTCCCCTCTACGGTTAATCTATTCCTGCCGTAAACAGGTTTGCAGCGTGAGCCATAAGAGATTAAATGCTTTGGAACTGAGCATCTCATTTACATAAAAAGGTGCCAAGCTAAATACaaaatagaatttttttttttttgcttttcacCGTGAGAAAATGAAAGTGAACAAATAAACGATAGAGAGTCTGAAATGCCTTCAGGTCTTCAACACATCAAGATGTTGGGATGCAAATAAAGTAATCCAGATTACACTTCAGTGCTCAAAGAAGACACTCGAcatttccttcctcttcttcggtTTGAGTTATTGATGATGGAGGATGTCTAGGACTGTGGGCCTGCAGCCAGAATCCATATTCTTAAACGAGCTGATCTGAAAGCAACACGCATACAATATCACAGGCGCAGTGATGTCAGACCAATTTGTCAAACAAGTCAAAGTAACTGCTGTGTGGATTTGCTGCAGTGCAAACTCATCATCATTTCTTGTTGAATCTCATCATTTCTTTcataaattgattttttttaataaaactatTTTCTGACAGCCTGATGACTGTTTTAGAAtctgttcagtgtctctggaATGTGTTTCCATAACCGTTCATGTTACAAAGAACATGTGTCCCATCTGATCACACCAGGATGCGTGAACAGTGAAACATGTAAACGGATTTTCTTTGGCATAACTGGGCTGACGACTACAACAAATCGCCATGTttgttctccctctcctctaaaTGGCAGAAACAACACACGGCTCTTTCTTATGCAATTATTGAGCCAAACTACAGTTATTGCTCTGGGACTGGCCGTCAGTGGGTTCATCACTTTGACTTATGATTCATTTGATGGATCGACATTCAATCAGCCATCATGATGTTGAGATTTTTTTGGTGCGTGTACTAAACTTGTTGGTTTATGATCATATAACTGGGAAACCAACGAGATTCTGCCAACCGTTACATTTATGAAGCAAAAACATGTGATCTAGAGACCGGCAGGAAAGCTTTCTCGAGGCAAATTCCTGATGAAGCTTTATTGTCGAATCCCGCCGATATGGCGAATCGAGAGATTGGCAATAGGTGttggtgacaaaaaaaacatgatcagaGCAGCTCTAAAAGTTAAAGCTGAAGTAGATCCGTGACTCATAAAAACAAAACGGGAGTTGTGTGATTCGTCACTGATGCCATAAGCTGATGTCAGCCTGTATGTCGGCCTGGCTGCTTCATCGGTCTCGTCTACAGTGCTGATATCTGACAATGGCCAAAGTGTGGCTTCCAAAAGACGGGCAGCCTATCAGACAACGACACAGAGACATCAGACGTACTTTAGTCATCTGAATAAGCGTTAGAGCCGTCAGGGAAATGGCCAACGGCAGAGAAGAACACTGAttcttctgcacacacacaagtcgCTAGCTGTGAGGTCACCAATGTGAGCCAGACATGCTGCGGCTGCCCAGTGCGAGGTGGCCATATTGGTTGAGatgtttgtgtgcgtctgtgtgtgtgcgtccaatGGCAAACAGCGACAATACTCCTTCTgtccgctccacacactgggCTCTCTCACTGGTGAGCCCAACTGCCGCTGGTGAGATGGAgacagagaagggaggaggaagggagagaggaaataTAGGCGGTGAGGAGAGAGGCAGGCGGGTGGAAAAATGTGGTGAGCCCGTACATATAACGGCTgtgctggagctcagtgagacACGTGTACACACTGGACAAGTACACTTTAACcgttacacacagacaccacacTTTCAGCTATTCCTCTCCAAGTAGTTTCACAGACTTGAACCAACGCACACATAGAAGCTACATTCTTCTTTTAATGGTTTGACCTgagatgtaaaagaaaaataattacagtgtacattaaatattaaggcaaaatgaaaaaaagggagggggggggggggcgccattCTTAAACTCAGCCTTATCATCATCGGCATCTTAAATGTATAGTACGGAAATTCCCATTTCTAACCATTGAAATGGTTCGTTTGTGTTCTTTCCTTCCTAAATGGCTATTAAACAGAGATGGAAAAAACAGCATTCTTCAGACACCACAACAAGTCGACCTTAATGATTCAAACTTGCATGTAGCTGGTGTCCCCAGTGTTGCCTTAAAGCATGAAAGACTGTTCAACATGTTCAGTGGTCCTCCAGACATCTTCTGTGGCAGGCTACTGCAAACCTTTGAACGGGAGTGTTTCATACAACATTAATAACCACCAGGAGTGAGCCAAATCCTTGGTTAGAAATAGTCACACGTCAGTGGGTCGGTCAGCAAGTTATTCTGAGTCACGATGTGAGCGACACCAGCAGACCGGACTCAGACCATTAGCTTCAAATCAGTCATCCGCTATTCAGCTATAAAAAGATTGATAACAGGGAACATATTTCAAAAAGCTCAACAGTAGCTAATGGAAATACATGCTCAACTATCTCAACCAAAGTGTAACAGAGTTTTACGAAATGCTACAAATGTAGAAGTTTTAAGGGAAGAGTTGTTGAACGAGCTCCTCGAGTCCTGACATTCGGCCGTCTCTGCAATGTGCGCAGCAAACCCTGCGCTCCCTCAATAGTATCAGCAATTTCAGTGGCTATTACTGCTCCTacacacttaaataaataacttcAGGAGGAGTATGAATCTGTGTGCGCAGCAGAGTGGGGGAGCATGACGGCAAGTTGGTATGAGGTCTGCTCACTGCTGAGCGAAGGGAGGCAAAACAATTCTATATTTATAGCAAATGGCACagctacaacacacacacacacacacttcagcggCACCCAGCCAATCGGTGACCCATCAGGGAGGATAGTGACACACCCAggactgatggagagagggggagggtgaATGGAGAGAAAGAGTAGACAAAGTGGCGTATCCTCCTGAGGAATGTGGGCGATGAAATTAGAGGAGGAGATTCCTCAAGTCTCATGTAATTGCACTAATTTCTAAATGATTAAAAAAGGTAAAGAAGAGTTTGTGACACCACGCTCACAGTGAGCCTCAAAAGCATCAAAAAGAGCATCGATGGTTGGAAACGATTGAAAATGTTTCACCCCGTAGACAGATGTATTCACTTTGAATAAAACAATGAGAGGAAGTGATCAAATGCCAGACAGATTTCAGAAGTTCAAAAAGACAGGTATTGAAGGTAGAGTAATAAAAGGTGAGCGAAGAATAAGAGAGAGTATGTGGCGCAGAAAgcgcagaggaaggaggagtggaaacagcagcagcagagccctCCTGGGCCTTGATACTCCTCACTCTCTTAAGGGAAGACAAAGCTCGGTTGATGGTGTGATGTAAATAAAAGAAGTATTCGCAGGGGTCGGtagcagaaagacagacagacggacgctATCTGAGATAAACAAGCCTGTTCATGCATGTATTCACAAACATGCATGTGATCCACTAGAGACTTCTCACTGTTGGAAGTACAGACAATCTGATTGTGCATTTTTGTCACAGAGTGAAGGTTCTTCCCTCACAAACTATCTTGGGCTGAGCATGCCATGGTGACATTAGTTACTCACCGAAATAAGATTGTTGTCTTGTTCTTTGTCCAGAGTCTAACAAGTCGGCTATAGATCTCTGCGTATAAACTCGGAGTCAGGCAACACCAAAACAATACTCTTTATTTTCTCATGCCCCGCTAAAGGAGATCAGAAATACGACACTAGCAGGCCGAGAAGAACAAAGTAGAGTTCGGGTCATTTTAACCCGATTTATCTGAGCAGAAAATAATCTCTGTGGCAAACAAATGCTCAGGATACTTGCacattttttttagaaaatccactttagaatcagaatcagaaacagttttattgccaggaatgttttcacaaacaaacgaggaattttttttggtggaaggtgcgacatttggacatgacaaacaaacaacaatcaacacgacagaaagacaacaaataatgtgaagtgtttgggtgtgtgcttcaagtggtgtgttttagttaaagtgcatgttaaagtgacgtgtgtggaggagggaagaagaaggaggagggaggaggagtgaggaggaggaagaggaaggagcgggaagaaggaggagagaggaaggtggaagaagaggtggtagtcctgggggtgacagtcagtcagtcccgggtccattgatgagcccgaccgccgtcgggaaaaagcttttggtgtggcgggtggtcttggtcatgatggactgcagcctcctcccgaggggagggactcgaacaggagtgtccagggtgggaggggtcaccgacaatctttccggcccgcttcagtgacctggaagtgaacaggacctggagggaaggcagattgcaaccgataaccctctcggccgagcggatgatgctctgcagcctgcgcttgtctttggctgtggctgcagggtgccagacggtgatggaggagcagatgatggactcaacgatggccgtgtagaattgtaccatcattctcctggcaggttgaatttcctcagctgcctcaggaagaacatcctctgctgggccttcttggtgatggagcggatgttcagctcccacttgaggtcctgggagatgatggagcccaggaagcggtaggactccacagcgtc
The Pseudoliparis swirei isolate HS2019 ecotype Mariana Trench chromosome 16, NWPU_hadal_v1, whole genome shotgun sequence DNA segment above includes these coding regions:
- the pdcd6 gene encoding programmed cell death protein 6 isoform X1; this translates as MAYHSPYRAPPQVNAAPDQSFLWNIFQRVDKDRSGVISDSELQQALSNGTWTPFNPVTVRSVISMFDRENKGGVNFSEFGGVWKYITDWQNIFKNYDRDNSGFIDKNELKQALTGFGTQQSYRLSDQFYGTLIEKFDRQRKGQVAFDDFVQCCIVLQKLTDVFRRYDTDQDGWIQVSYEQYLSMVFNIV
- the pdcd6 gene encoding programmed cell death protein 6 isoform X2; translation: MAYHSPYRAPPQVNAAPDQSFLWNIFQRVDKDRSGVISDSELQQALSNGTWTPFNPVTVRSVISMFDRENKGGVNFSEFGGVWKYITDWQNIFKNYDRDNSGFIDKNELKQALTGFGYRLSDQFYGTLIEKFDRQRKGQVAFDDFVQCCIVLQKLTDVFRRYDTDQDGWIQVSYEQYLSMVFNIV